The following coding sequences are from one Ruminococcus flavefaciens AE3010 window:
- a CDS encoding RluA family pseudouridine synthase, producing MNEQVILTASADDKGSRIDKYISDNIAELTRSAVQGLIEKGLVLAEGKAVSKNYKLRGGEEISVEIPEPEPMDAVPEAIPLDIVYEDDDLLVVNKPKGMVVHPAHGNYTGTLVNALLHHCGDSLSGINGVIRPGIVHRIDKNTSGLLIVAKNDASHLKLAEQIKEHSFTREYEAVACGYFKDTEGTVDAPIGRHKTDRKKMCVTTENSRNAVTHYSVIKQYGGYAHVRLRLETGRTHQIRVHLSYIGHPVLGDDVYGKPYKGIEGQCLHARKIGFIHPATGEYMEFVSDLPDYFVSILAKLEKM from the coding sequence ATGAATGAGCAGGTTATCCTGACAGCTTCTGCCGATGACAAGGGGAGCCGTATCGATAAGTATATTTCGGACAATATTGCTGAGCTGACACGCTCTGCGGTACAGGGGCTTATAGAAAAGGGACTTGTCCTTGCGGAAGGAAAGGCTGTAAGCAAGAACTACAAGCTCAGAGGCGGCGAGGAGATATCTGTAGAGATACCCGAGCCCGAGCCAATGGACGCTGTACCCGAGGCTATACCGCTGGATATCGTCTATGAGGACGACGACCTGCTGGTAGTCAACAAGCCCAAGGGCATGGTCGTACACCCTGCTCATGGGAATTATACGGGTACCCTTGTAAACGCGCTCCTGCATCACTGCGGAGACAGTCTTTCGGGCATTAACGGCGTTATCCGTCCGGGAATAGTACACCGTATCGACAAGAATACCAGCGGACTTCTCATAGTTGCAAAGAACGACGCTTCTCATTTAAAGCTTGCGGAGCAGATAAAGGAGCACAGCTTCACCCGTGAGTACGAAGCAGTAGCCTGCGGCTATTTCAAGGATACCGAGGGCACTGTGGACGCTCCTATCGGACGGCATAAGACCGACCGCAAGAAAATGTGCGTGACCACTGAGAACTCCCGAAATGCTGTTACTCATTACAGCGTCATAAAGCAGTATGGCGGCTACGCCCATGTGAGACTTCGCCTTGAAACGGGACGCACTCACCAGATACGTGTTCACCTCAGCTATATCGGGCACCCCGTCCTCGGGGACGATGTTTACGGAAAGCCATACAAGGGCATAGAGGGACAGTGCCTCCACGCTCGAAAAATAGGCTTTATACATCCCGCAACAGGGGAGTATATGGAGTTCGTAAGCGACCTGCCCGACTACTTTGTATCCATACTTGCAAAGCTTGAAAAGATGTAG
- the rplL gene encoding 50S ribosomal protein L7/L12, whose amino-acid sequence MASEKITKFVEDIKTLSVLELSELVDAIQEEFGVTAAIAAAPAAGAAAGGAAAAKTEFDVILASFGDAKMGVIKVAKEVLGLGLKEAKEIVEAAPKAIKEGVSEAEANELKAKFEEAGATIEIK is encoded by the coding sequence ATGGCTTCTGAGAAGATCACAAAATTTGTTGAAGATATCAAGACTCTTTCCGTTCTTGAGCTTTCTGAGCTCGTAGACGCTATCCAGGAGGAATTCGGTGTAACAGCTGCTATCGCTGCTGCTCCTGCTGCTGGTGCTGCTGCAGGCGGCGCTGCTGCTGCTAAGACAGAGTTTGACGTAATCCTTGCTTCATTCGGTGATGCTAAGATGGGCGTTATCAAGGTTGCTAAGGAAGTTCTCGGTCTTGGCCTTAAGGAGGCTAAGGAGATAGTTGAGGCTGCTCCTAAGGCTATCAAGGAAGGCGTTTCTGAGGCTGAGGCTAACGAGCTCAAGGCTAAGTTTGAAGAGGCTGGCGCTACAATCGAGATCAAGTAA
- a CDS encoding RNA-binding protein has translation MNEPSDKLFTARLADMVSQCERDGAAVFSAFFDERQCAEAEAWCARNSGGLRYRLWGGYEDARRKMLAVYPDYCEDYVEEEYPFVCLTFTYRREDKLTHRDFLGSFMALQLKREICGDIVVSEGITQAFVTEVAARSITSAVSKIGRVGVKIADDKPFELENAQKFQTISGTVASLRLDCVVGLAAHLSREKAAALIRSDKAEVNHLPVSSVSYELRGGDILSIRGIGRFVLSEINGSTKKGRIHIDLKKYI, from the coding sequence ATGAACGAGCCGTCGGATAAGCTCTTTACCGCAAGGCTTGCGGACATGGTGTCTCAGTGCGAAAGGGACGGAGCTGCTGTATTTTCGGCGTTTTTCGACGAAAGACAGTGCGCCGAGGCTGAGGCGTGGTGCGCAAGGAATTCAGGCGGTCTGAGGTACAGGCTCTGGGGCGGCTACGAGGACGCAAGACGGAAAATGCTTGCGGTCTATCCCGATTACTGCGAGGACTATGTGGAGGAGGAGTACCCCTTTGTGTGTCTCACCTTTACCTATCGCAGAGAGGACAAGCTCACCCACAGGGATTTCCTCGGCAGCTTCATGGCTTTGCAGCTAAAACGCGAGATATGCGGAGATATAGTTGTCTCGGAGGGCATCACTCAGGCTTTTGTGACTGAGGTGGCTGCAAGGAGCATAACCTCTGCGGTCTCAAAGATCGGCAGAGTGGGCGTGAAGATCGCCGACGACAAGCCCTTTGAGCTGGAAAACGCTCAGAAATTCCAAACCATAAGCGGTACGGTGGCTTCGCTGCGGCTGGACTGCGTTGTGGGACTTGCCGCTCATCTGAGCCGCGAAAAGGCGGCTGCGCTTATCCGTTCAGATAAGGCAGAGGTCAATCATCTGCCTGTTTCATCTGTCTCCTACGAACTCAGGGGCGGAGATATATTGTCAATTAGGGGAATCGGAAGATTTGTACTTTCAGAAATAAACGGCTCTACTAAAAAGGGACGCATACACATTGATCTAAAAAAATATATTTAG
- the rplJ gene encoding 50S ribosomal protein L10, which translates to MPSNAVLEAKKAKVEKLTEIIKNSVSGVLVDYKGITVEEDTKLRKELREAGVHYFVEKNTMLLRAFKECGIEGFEEALNGTTALAVSNDDQTAPARILGKFAEKAGDEKFNLKAGYVEGEVYDQAGVVALSKIPSKDTLLAQLVGSLQGPLQKLAATLNAVADKKKEEEAA; encoded by the coding sequence ATGCCAAGCAATGCAGTACTCGAAGCAAAGAAGGCAAAGGTCGAGAAGCTCACCGAGATCATCAAGAACTCCGTTTCAGGCGTTCTCGTTGACTACAAGGGTATCACTGTTGAAGAGGATACCAAGCTCAGAAAGGAGCTTCGTGAGGCCGGAGTTCACTACTTTGTAGAGAAGAACACAATGCTTCTCCGCGCTTTCAAGGAATGCGGTATCGAGGGCTTTGAAGAGGCTCTCAACGGCACAACTGCTCTCGCTGTTTCCAACGACGATCAGACTGCTCCCGCAAGAATCCTCGGTAAGTTCGCAGAGAAGGCTGGCGATGAGAAGTTCAATCTCAAGGCCGGTTACGTTGAAGGCGAAGTTTACGATCAGGCAGGCGTTGTTGCTCTGTCCAAGATCCCTTCAAAGGACACTCTTCTTGCACAGCTCGTTGGCTCTCTCCAGGGCCCGCTCCAGAAGCTGGCTGCTACACTCAATGCAGTTGCAGACAAGAAGAAGGAGGAAGAAGCTGCTTAA
- a CDS encoding Cof-type HAD-IIB family hydrolase: MFEDISKVVLLSDMDGTLLNTKKEITDTDRAAIERFTAMGGRFTVATGRTIQSFDQFRTVLGMKYPIIMYNGAAIHDYELGKTLYTHPLPLEAKAYTAELLELMPQAGGEVLKTEGTYVFSNTDYQQLHTKLCGIVPNYAELSDIEDGGWLKVLFSLSPEDVDYMELLVKKLRFEGVDFVKSSEIFLEMLPKGVSKGSALAQYRRLGGMEGCTFVSIGDFDNDIEMIVEADVGACPANAEDSVKAKADLVLSRTNDEGAVAELIDYIIERCK; this comes from the coding sequence TTGTTTGAAGATATATCGAAAGTTGTCCTGCTCAGCGACATGGACGGCACTCTTCTCAACACCAAAAAGGAGATAACCGACACGGACAGAGCTGCCATTGAACGGTTCACGGCTATGGGCGGACGCTTTACCGTTGCAACGGGACGTACTATCCAGTCCTTTGACCAGTTCCGCACGGTGCTGGGAATGAAATACCCCATAATCATGTACAACGGAGCGGCTATCCACGACTATGAGCTTGGTAAAACGCTCTACACCCACCCGCTTCCACTTGAAGCAAAGGCTTACACGGCGGAGCTTTTAGAGCTCATGCCGCAGGCAGGTGGAGAGGTGCTGAAAACAGAGGGCACTTACGTTTTCAGCAATACAGACTACCAGCAGCTCCATACGAAGCTGTGCGGTATAGTGCCAAATTACGCGGAGCTCAGCGACATTGAGGACGGCGGCTGGCTTAAAGTCCTGTTTTCACTGTCACCCGAGGACGTAGACTATATGGAGCTCCTTGTGAAAAAGCTGCGCTTTGAGGGCGTGGATTTCGTAAAGTCCTCGGAGATATTCCTTGAAATGCTCCCCAAGGGAGTAAGCAAGGGCTCGGCTCTTGCACAGTATCGCAGGCTCGGCGGCATGGAGGGCTGTACCTTCGTGTCCATAGGCGACTTCGACAACGATATAGAGATGATAGTCGAAGCCGATGTGGGAGCTTGTCCCGCCAACGCGGAGGATTCAGTAAAAGCAAAGGCGGATCTTGTACTCTCACGCACCAACGACGAGGGCGCTGTAGCAGAGCTTATAGACTACATAATCGAAAGGTGCAAATAG
- a CDS encoding YggS family pyridoxal phosphate-dependent enzyme: MTKKNDLAYIDENLRIIRERCAEAKDRFRSSDDNIRIMAVTKTVAPEAINHAVELGIDLLGENRVQEYLSKADFYDKSAEVQFIGHLQTNKVKYIINSVSMIQSVDSLKLGQEISRLAVKNGKVMDILCEVNIGGEDSKSGVAPSGLKELMDGLSELEGIRIRGLMTIPPPSDSDVFLGRMKELYEKISSEYQGMDTLSMGMTHDYAEAIKYGSTLVRIGTGLFGARDYSK; encoded by the coding sequence ATGACGAAGAAGAATGATCTCGCTTATATCGACGAGAACCTGCGCATAATAAGAGAGAGGTGCGCCGAAGCAAAGGACAGGTTCCGAAGCTCCGACGATAATATCCGCATAATGGCGGTCACAAAGACCGTTGCTCCCGAGGCTATAAATCATGCAGTGGAGCTGGGGATAGACCTTCTCGGTGAAAACAGGGTGCAGGAGTACCTTTCAAAGGCCGACTTCTATGACAAGTCTGCCGAGGTGCAGTTTATTGGACATTTACAGACCAACAAGGTCAAATATATCATAAATTCCGTAAGCATGATACAATCCGTTGACAGCCTGAAGCTGGGTCAGGAGATAAGCCGTCTCGCCGTTAAGAACGGTAAGGTAATGGATATCCTCTGCGAGGTAAATATAGGCGGCGAGGACTCCAAGAGCGGAGTCGCTCCAAGCGGACTTAAAGAGCTTATGGACGGGCTCTCGGAGCTCGAAGGCATACGTATAAGAGGACTTATGACTATCCCGCCGCCATCTGACAGCGATGTATTCCTCGGACGAATGAAGGAGCTCTATGAAAAGATCTCCTCAGAGTATCAGGGAATGGACACGCTCTCAATGGGCATGACCCACGATTACGCTGAAGCCATAAAGTACGGCTCAACACTGGTGCGTATCGGCACAGGGCTTTTCGGCGCAAGAGACTATTCAAAGTAA
- the lspA gene encoding signal peptidase II → MLIILALLAAVFVGADQLVKYWAIHELKPVGTMDFIHIGGFKIFDLTYLENDGAIFGSMSGQRWFLIGFTSLVVLGGIVFLFKAYRRSKFLATAITLFIAGGIGNLIDRFRFAYVVDMFEFKPFRFAIFNVADICVTFAFIMLIWYALFIEPKIEKAKKAEKAEQEKADENE, encoded by the coding sequence TTGTTGATAATACTTGCTTTGCTGGCGGCTGTTTTTGTAGGAGCTGACCAGCTCGTGAAATACTGGGCGATACATGAGCTCAAACCCGTGGGCACTATGGACTTTATCCATATCGGCGGCTTCAAGATATTCGACCTGACCTATCTTGAAAATGACGGTGCTATCTTCGGCAGTATGTCGGGACAGCGCTGGTTCCTCATAGGCTTCACAAGCCTTGTGGTGCTGGGCGGCATAGTCTTCCTTTTTAAGGCATATCGCCGTTCCAAGTTCCTTGCTACTGCAATAACACTGTTCATTGCAGGCGGTATCGGCAACCTTATAGACCGTTTCCGTTTTGCCTATGTGGTGGATATGTTTGAGTTCAAGCCTTTCAGATTTGCTATTTTCAACGTGGCTGATATCTGCGTGACCTTTGCTTTCATTATGCTCATATGGTATGCACTTTTCATCGAACCCAAGATCGAAAAGGCTAAAAAAGCGGAAAAAGCAGAGCAGGAAAAGGCGGACGAAAATGAATGA
- a CDS encoding transketolase, whose amino-acid sequence MDAKLKKELQKTACKVRMGVIEGTYNAKSGHPGGSLSISDTLTYLYFNKMNNDPKNPDAPDRDRFVLSKGHTAPALYSVLAQKGYFSVEELKSLRHIGALLQGHPCIHIPGVDMSSGSLGQGISAACGMALAGKLDGKSYKVYTVLGDGEIEEGQVWEAAMFAAHKKLTNLVAIVDNNGLQIDGPISEVCSPEPITDKFAAFGWHVITMDAHDFDDIDRAFTEADSVKDKPVAIIQKSTKGKGVSFMENQVGWHGTAPNKEQYDQAMSELNAQLKELED is encoded by the coding sequence ATGGACGCAAAGCTTAAAAAAGAATTGCAGAAAACAGCCTGCAAGGTAAGAATGGGCGTTATCGAAGGCACTTACAATGCCAAGTCCGGCCACCCCGGCGGATCCCTCTCGATAAGCGATACACTCACTTACCTCTACTTCAACAAGATGAACAACGATCCTAAGAATCCCGACGCTCCCGACAGAGACAGATTCGTTCTTTCAAAGGGACATACAGCTCCTGCTCTTTACTCGGTACTGGCTCAGAAGGGCTACTTCTCGGTAGAGGAGCTCAAGTCTCTTCGTCACATCGGCGCTCTCTTACAGGGACACCCATGTATCCATATCCCCGGCGTTGATATGTCCAGCGGTTCACTCGGACAGGGCATCTCCGCAGCATGCGGCATGGCTCTTGCAGGAAAGCTCGACGGCAAGTCATACAAGGTATACACTGTCCTCGGCGACGGCGAGATCGAAGAGGGTCAGGTATGGGAGGCTGCTATGTTCGCAGCTCACAAGAAGCTGACAAATCTCGTTGCTATCGTAGATAACAACGGCCTCCAGATAGACGGTCCTATCAGCGAGGTATGCTCACCAGAGCCTATCACAGACAAGTTCGCAGCATTCGGCTGGCACGTTATCACTATGGACGCTCACGACTTCGACGACATCGACAGAGCCTTCACAGAGGCTGATTCCGTAAAGGACAAGCCTGTGGCTATTATCCAGAAGTCCACAAAGGGCAAGGGCGTTTCATTCATGGAAAATCAGGTAGGCTGGCACGGTACAGCTCCAAACAAGGAACAGTACGATCAGGCTATGTCAGAGCTCAACGCGCAGTTAAAGGAATTGGAGGACTAA
- the ileS gene encoding isoleucine--tRNA ligase — MAQDYNSTLNLPQTEFPMRGNLPKREPETLKKWEDERLYYKMVEKNKGKPSYILHDGPPYANGEIHLGHALNKSLKDFIVKYKNMNGFCAPYVPGWDTHGLPIELKAMKAIGVENGAIPAVDLRKHCREYAMTQVANQMKGFKRLGSLGDYDYPYLTLRPEYEAKQVEVFGSMVKKGYMYKGLKPVYWCPDCNTALAEAEIEYSNDPCYSIYVKFNVTDDKGIFKGLGLDLSKIYFVIWTTTTWTIPGNLAICLGPEYNYTLVHVGDEYYVMAEELVKTTMETAGITEYTTEHIFTGAELEGMKTKHPLYDRLSPVIVGDHVTLESGTGCVHTAPGYGVEDFEVCKNYDDIGIIVCVDSKGKQTAEAGEFEGMDTDEANKAIAAKLTELGAMLATQKIVHQYPHCWRCNSPIIYRATEQWFCSVNGFKDEAIKAIESVQWIPEWGEDRIKGMVRDRSDWCISRQRTWGVPIPVVYCKECGKPICNDETIKAISELFRKEGSDSWWTKDTSEFIPASVKCECGCGEFTKEYDIMDVWFDSGVSHTSVMEGKDFPSLTWPADLYLEGADQYRGWFQSSLLTSVVYKGQSPYKAVCTHGWVVDGEGKAMHKSLGNGIDPSEITEQYGADILRLWAASSDYHSDIRISKPILGQLSDAYKKIRNTARFILGNLGNGAGFDPDKDCVSDDQLTELDKWALMKLDDLIAKMKEGYDAFDFHIALHALHNFCVIDMSNFYLDIIKDRLYCEKEDSVLRRAAQTAMYRIISAMTRLAAPIISFTAEEIWQFMPHSAGDDRESVFLNQMPEKSGIEFTADFKDKWGFIYNTRLGANKALEDARNEKTIGKSLEAKIIIKSSDADYDRYVSLADQLKDILIVSGVEVEKSGAETTFEVAKAEGEKCERCWCFSKYVGTNHDHPTLCERCAIAVEA; from the coding sequence ATGGCACAGGATTATAACAGTACTCTTAATTTACCGCAGACAGAATTTCCCATGCGCGGAAATCTGCCTAAGAGAGAGCCTGAAACTCTCAAGAAATGGGAAGATGAAAGACTCTACTACAAGATGGTAGAGAAGAACAAGGGCAAGCCCTCTTATATTCTCCATGACGGACCTCCCTATGCAAACGGCGAGATCCACCTTGGTCATGCTCTTAACAAGTCCCTGAAGGATTTCATTGTTAAGTACAAGAATATGAACGGATTCTGTGCTCCTTACGTTCCCGGCTGGGACACTCACGGACTTCCTATCGAGCTGAAAGCCATGAAGGCTATCGGTGTTGAGAACGGCGCTATCCCTGCGGTAGATCTGAGAAAGCACTGCCGTGAATACGCTATGACACAGGTCGCAAACCAGATGAAGGGCTTCAAGAGACTGGGCTCACTGGGCGACTATGACTATCCTTACCTCACGCTTCGCCCCGAGTACGAGGCAAAGCAGGTCGAGGTATTCGGCTCAATGGTAAAGAAGGGCTATATGTACAAGGGCTTAAAGCCTGTTTACTGGTGCCCTGACTGTAATACAGCTCTTGCAGAGGCTGAGATAGAGTATTCCAACGATCCATGCTATTCTATTTATGTCAAGTTCAACGTTACTGATGATAAGGGTATCTTCAAGGGACTGGGACTTGACCTTTCAAAGATATATTTCGTTATCTGGACAACTACTACATGGACTATCCCGGGCAACCTTGCTATATGCCTTGGTCCCGAGTACAACTACACTCTCGTTCACGTAGGCGACGAGTATTACGTAATGGCTGAGGAGCTCGTAAAGACCACTATGGAGACTGCGGGTATCACTGAGTATACCACAGAGCATATCTTCACAGGCGCTGAGCTTGAGGGCATGAAGACAAAGCACCCACTTTACGACCGTCTGTCACCTGTCATCGTAGGCGACCACGTTACTCTCGAAAGCGGTACAGGCTGCGTACATACAGCTCCCGGCTACGGTGTCGAGGACTTTGAGGTATGCAAGAACTACGACGATATCGGTATCATCGTATGTGTTGACTCAAAGGGCAAGCAGACTGCTGAGGCTGGCGAGTTCGAGGGCATGGACACTGACGAGGCTAACAAGGCTATCGCTGCAAAGCTCACAGAGCTTGGCGCTATGCTGGCTACACAGAAGATCGTCCACCAGTACCCGCACTGCTGGAGATGTAACAGTCCTATCATATACAGAGCTACAGAGCAGTGGTTCTGCTCCGTAAACGGCTTCAAGGACGAGGCTATCAAGGCTATCGAGTCTGTACAGTGGATACCTGAGTGGGGCGAGGACCGCATCAAGGGCATGGTCCGCGACAGAAGCGACTGGTGTATCTCCCGTCAGAGAACATGGGGCGTTCCCATACCTGTTGTTTACTGTAAGGAATGCGGCAAGCCAATATGCAATGACGAGACTATCAAGGCTATCTCCGAGCTCTTCCGCAAGGAGGGCAGCGATTCATGGTGGACTAAGGATACAAGCGAGTTCATTCCCGCAAGCGTCAAGTGCGAATGCGGCTGCGGCGAATTCACCAAGGAATATGACATCATGGACGTATGGTTCGACAGCGGTGTATCACACACATCTGTAATGGAGGGCAAGGACTTCCCGAGCCTTACATGGCCTGCCGACCTCTATCTTGAGGGCGCTGACCAGTACAGAGGCTGGTTCCAGTCATCACTCCTTACTTCCGTTGTATACAAGGGACAGTCTCCTTACAAGGCAGTCTGCACACACGGCTGGGTAGTTGACGGCGAGGGCAAGGCAATGCACAAGTCTCTCGGCAACGGTATCGACCCAAGCGAGATAACAGAGCAGTACGGTGCCGATATTCTACGTCTTTGGGCAGCTTCTTCTGACTATCACAGCGATATCCGTATCTCAAAGCCAATCCTCGGACAGCTTTCAGATGCTTACAAGAAGATAAGAAACACAGCTCGTTTCATACTGGGTAATCTCGGCAACGGCGCAGGCTTCGATCCCGATAAGGACTGCGTATCCGACGACCAGCTCACAGAGCTTGACAAGTGGGCTCTTATGAAGCTTGACGACCTCATCGCAAAGATGAAGGAGGGCTACGACGCATTCGATTTCCATATCGCACTGCACGCACTCCACAACTTCTGTGTAATAGATATGTCCAACTTCTATCTTGACATAATCAAGGACAGACTTTACTGCGAGAAGGAGGATTCAGTTCTCCGCCGCGCAGCTCAGACGGCAATGTACCGCATAATCAGTGCGATGACAAGACTTGCCGCACCTATCATTTCATTCACAGCCGAGGAGATATGGCAGTTCATGCCCCACTCCGCAGGCGACGACAGAGAGAGCGTATTCCTCAATCAGATGCCCGAGAAGAGCGGCATAGAGTTCACCGCAGACTTCAAGGACAAGTGGGGTTTCATCTACAATACACGTCTCGGAGCTAACAAGGCTCTTGAGGACGCAAGAAACGAAAAGACTATCGGTAAGTCGCTGGAGGCTAAGATCATCATCAAGAGCAGCGACGCCGACTATGACAGATATGTTTCCCTTGCAGACCAGCTCAAGGATATCCTCATCGTATCAGGCGTTGAGGTTGAAAAGAGCGGTGCCGAGACTACATTCGAGGTAGCTAAGGCAGAGGGTGAAAAGTGCGAGCGCTGCTGGTGCTTCAGCAAATACGTGGGCACAAACCACGATCACCCCACACTCTGTGAGAGATGCGCCATCGCTGTTGAAGCTTAA
- a CDS encoding transketolase family protein, translating to MADVIKKATRESYGEALKEYAEEYKDLVVLDADLAAATKTGIFKKAYPDRFFDCGIAEANMMGVAAGLAACGKIPFASTFAMFAAGRAFEIVRNSIGYPHLNVKIGATHAGISVGEDGATHQCNEDIALMRTIPGMTIINPCDDVEAKAAVKAALDFNGPVYMRFGRLAVPVINDAASYKFELGKGVVMKDGKDVTIVATGLMVNEAVEAAKTLEAEGISARVVNIHTIKPLDKELICKCAKETGVIVTAEEHSIIGGLGSAVAEAVTECCPVPVIKIGVNDEFGHSGPAVDLLKEFGLSAENIVKTVKKALNK from the coding sequence ATGGCAGATGTAATCAAAAAGGCTACCAGAGAAAGCTACGGTGAGGCTCTCAAGGAGTATGCCGAGGAATATAAGGATTTAGTAGTTCTCGATGCAGACCTTGCTGCTGCAACAAAGACAGGCATTTTCAAGAAGGCTTACCCCGACCGTTTCTTTGACTGCGGTATCGCTGAGGCTAACATGATGGGCGTTGCAGCCGGTCTTGCAGCATGCGGCAAGATACCTTTCGCAAGCACATTCGCAATGTTCGCAGCAGGCAGAGCTTTTGAAATAGTAAGAAACTCTATCGGCTACCCACACCTCAACGTAAAGATCGGCGCTACACACGCAGGTATCTCCGTTGGTGAGGACGGCGCTACACATCAGTGCAACGAGGATATCGCTCTTATGAGAACTATCCCCGGCATGACTATCATCAATCCCTGTGACGATGTTGAGGCAAAGGCTGCCGTAAAGGCTGCTCTCGACTTCAACGGTCCTGTTTATATGCGTTTCGGCAGACTTGCAGTACCCGTGATCAACGACGCAGCAAGCTACAAGTTCGAGCTTGGCAAGGGCGTTGTCATGAAGGACGGTAAGGACGTTACTATCGTTGCTACAGGTCTTATGGTAAACGAGGCAGTAGAGGCTGCAAAGACTCTCGAGGCTGAGGGTATCTCCGCAAGAGTGGTAAATATCCACACTATCAAGCCTCTCGATAAGGAGCTCATCTGCAAGTGTGCAAAGGAGACAGGCGTTATCGTTACTGCTGAGGAGCACAGCATTATCGGCGGACTTGGTTCTGCTGTTGCAGAGGCTGTTACAGAGTGCTGTCCTGTTCCCGTTATCAAGATCGGCGTGAACGACGAGTTCGGTCACTCAGGTCCTGCTGTAGACCTTCTCAAGGAGTTCGGTCTCTCAGCTGAGAACATCGTTAAGACAGTAAAGAAGGCACTTAATAAGTAA
- a CDS encoding DivIVA domain-containing protein, translated as MITSKDVRNKRFEKAAFGYKQEEIDEFLSQLEAELDEMERERSEANSKIQVLADKVREYMRDEDALKDALLGAQKQGHQVLNDANEKAEQIIAEAKEKAAALEDEAVRQHAEAMEKNREEIAKEKEALIEAQQQVADFKKSLFDMYKSHLELISSMPETFDNEAEEAEEEEKAETAEEIAAAVAAEVEE; from the coding sequence ATGATAACTTCAAAGGACGTCAGAAATAAGAGATTTGAAAAGGCAGCTTTCGGCTACAAGCAGGAGGAGATCGACGAATTCCTCTCACAGCTGGAGGCAGAGCTTGACGAAATGGAGCGTGAGCGCTCAGAGGCTAACAGCAAGATCCAGGTGCTCGCAGATAAGGTAAGAGAGTATATGAGAGACGAGGACGCTCTCAAGGACGCTCTTCTCGGCGCGCAGAAGCAGGGACATCAGGTGCTCAACGACGCTAACGAAAAGGCTGAGCAGATAATCGCAGAGGCTAAGGAAAAGGCTGCTGCTCTCGAGGACGAGGCTGTACGCCAGCACGCTGAGGCTATGGAAAAGAACCGCGAGGAGATCGCTAAGGAAAAGGAAGCTCTCATCGAGGCTCAGCAGCAGGTAGCAGACTTCAAGAAGAGCCTGTTCGATATGTATAAGAGCCACCTTGAGCTCATCTCATCTATGCCTGAGACATTCGATAACGAGGCTGAGGAAGCCGAGGAAGAGGAGAAGGCTGAGACAGCTGAGGAGATCGCTGCTGCTGTAGCTGCAGAGGTCGAGGAATAA
- a CDS encoding cell division protein SepF, translating into MKLFDGIKDFFFAADDDDFEADVPVRHERERGGFQPSDQEDAPVNEGAPSGLGGGRRNKVVNIQTTAQLQVVLVKPSAFTDAKQIADHLIAKKTVVLNLETASPENKRRIIDFLVGVAYANGGSLKPVANLTYIITPYNVGFIGEDLVGELENNGVFI; encoded by the coding sequence ATGAAACTTTTTGACGGTATTAAGGATTTTTTCTTTGCTGCAGATGATGATGACTTTGAAGCTGATGTTCCCGTTCGTCACGAGCGTGAGCGCGGCGGTTTCCAGCCTTCAGACCAGGAAGATGCTCCCGTGAACGAGGGTGCTCCCAGCGGTCTTGGCGGCGGCAGAAGAAACAAAGTCGTTAATATACAGACAACCGCACAGCTTCAGGTGGTACTGGTAAAGCCTTCTGCTTTTACAGACGCTAAGCAGATCGCCGACCACCTCATTGCCAAGAAAACAGTAGTTCTCAATCTCGAGACAGCTTCTCCCGAGAACAAGAGAAGAATAATCGACTTCCTCGTAGGCGTTGCCTATGCAAACGGCGGAAGCCTCAAGCCCGTAGCTAACCTTACCTACATCATTACTCCTTATAATGTAGGCTTCATCGGTGAAGACTTAGTAGGCGAGCTGGAGAACAACGGCGTATTCATCTGA